From a region of the Methylomonas rapida genome:
- a CDS encoding sulfate/molybdate ABC transporter ATP-binding protein, protein MSIQLQHISKQFGAFKALDDINLDIPEGELVALLGPSGCGKTTLLRIIAGLEQTDHGEVYLQGDNVTAQPVKERQIGFVFQHYALFRHMTVFDNIAFGLRVKPRKLRPSEAQIKDKVHSLLQLVQLDWLHDRFPDQLSGGQRQRIALARALAVEPSVLLLDEPFGALDASVRKDLRLWLRHLHQELNVTSIFVTHDQEEAMEVASQIVVLNHGKIEQKGTPSEIYDQPQSDFVSRFIGQTNIFHLQKEDSAWLESAGIIVDEPKGIIAHVRPHNISVEKAANPAKSPVYLNDWQHLGGTIRLELNRDGYNGSATTIYAEMPNEQFRDLALNKGDRVALRIKHAHWFN, encoded by the coding sequence ATGAGCATACAGTTACAGCATATCAGCAAACAATTCGGTGCCTTCAAAGCCCTGGATGACATCAATCTCGACATTCCGGAAGGCGAACTGGTTGCACTGCTGGGCCCTTCGGGCTGCGGCAAAACTACCTTGCTGCGCATCATCGCCGGCCTGGAACAGACCGATCACGGCGAAGTGTATTTGCAAGGCGATAACGTCACCGCGCAACCGGTCAAGGAGCGGCAGATTGGCTTCGTATTCCAGCATTACGCCCTATTCCGGCACATGACGGTGTTCGACAACATTGCCTTCGGCCTCAGGGTCAAGCCGCGCAAACTACGGCCCAGCGAGGCGCAAATCAAGGACAAAGTGCATTCGCTGTTGCAACTGGTGCAACTGGACTGGCTGCACGACCGTTTCCCGGATCAACTCTCCGGTGGCCAGCGCCAGCGCATCGCCTTGGCCAGAGCCCTGGCGGTGGAGCCATCGGTGTTGCTGCTGGACGAACCTTTCGGCGCGCTGGATGCCAGCGTGCGCAAGGACTTGCGCCTATGGCTGCGGCATCTGCACCAAGAACTCAACGTCACCAGCATTTTCGTCACCCATGATCAGGAAGAAGCCATGGAAGTCGCCAGCCAGATCGTGGTGTTGAATCACGGCAAGATCGAGCAGAAAGGCACGCCCAGCGAGATTTACGACCAGCCACAAAGCGATTTCGTCTCCCGCTTCATCGGCCAAACCAACATTTTTCATTTACAAAAGGAAGACAGTGCCTGGCTCGAAAGCGCCGGCATTATCGTCGACGAACCGAAGGGCATCATCGCCCATGTCCGTCCGCACAACATCAGCGTCGAAAAAGCCGCCAATCCCGCGAAATCGCCGGTGTATTTGAACGATTGGCAACACCTGGGCGGCACCATCAGACTGGAGCTCAACCGCGACGGTTATAACGGTTCGGCTACCACGATCTACGCCGAAATGCCCAATGAACAATTTCGTGACTTGGCCTTGAATAAAGGCGATCGGGTCGCTTTACGCATTAAACATGCCCATTGGTTCAACTAA
- the cysW gene encoding sulfate ABC transporter permease subunit CysW, whose protein sequence is MNSSAITLTRSAKNISLSDAHWVRLSLTVATLAIIALFLILPLAAVLIQAFAKGWSAYASSLTHPDTLAAMRLTLLTAAITVPLTTLFGVSAAWAIARFEFRGKSFLITLIDLPFSVSPVIAGLIYVLVFGAQGWLGPWLSEHDIKIVFAVPGIILATLFVTFPFVARELIPLMQEIGHEEEEAALSLGASGWQTFFKITLPNIKWGLLYGVLLCNARAMGEFGAVSVVSGHIRGLTNTLPLHVEVSYNEYDFVGAFASASVLASLAVVTLVVKTVLEWKQQQDLKAARAANAPS, encoded by the coding sequence ATGAATAGTTCAGCCATCACTCTCACTAGATCTGCCAAAAACATCAGTCTGAGCGACGCGCACTGGGTGCGTTTGAGCCTGACGGTCGCGACGCTGGCCATCATCGCCCTGTTTTTGATTTTGCCGCTGGCAGCCGTGTTGATCCAGGCCTTTGCCAAGGGCTGGTCGGCTTACGCCAGTAGTCTCACCCATCCCGATACCTTGGCCGCCATGCGGTTGACCTTGCTGACCGCCGCCATCACCGTGCCGCTGACCACGCTGTTCGGCGTCAGTGCGGCCTGGGCCATCGCCCGCTTCGAGTTTCGCGGCAAAAGCTTTTTGATCACGCTGATCGATTTGCCGTTTTCGGTGTCGCCGGTGATTGCCGGTTTGATTTACGTGCTGGTATTCGGCGCCCAGGGTTGGTTGGGGCCGTGGCTGTCGGAACATGACATCAAGATCGTATTCGCGGTGCCCGGCATCATCCTAGCCACACTGTTCGTGACCTTTCCGTTCGTCGCCCGAGAATTGATCCCGCTGATGCAGGAAATCGGCCACGAAGAGGAAGAAGCCGCCTTGTCCTTGGGCGCTAGCGGCTGGCAAACCTTTTTCAAGATCACCCTGCCCAATATCAAATGGGGCCTGCTGTACGGCGTGCTGCTCTGCAACGCCCGCGCCATGGGCGAATTTGGCGCGGTGTCGGTGGTATCCGGCCACATTCGCGGCCTGACCAACACACTGCCTTTGCATGTGGAAGTCAGTTACAACGAATACGACTTCGTCGGCGCCTTCGCCAGTGCCTCCGTGCTGGCCAGCCTGGCGGTCGTGACGCTGGTCGTCAAAACCGTTTTGGAATGGAAGCAGCAACAAGACCTGAAAGCAGCGCGCGCTGCCAATGCGCCCTCGTAA
- the cysT gene encoding sulfate ABC transporter permease subunit CysT codes for MPQSHIMPGFRPTLGFTLLYLTLIVLIPLSALLLKTLQLSPEQFWAILTNKRVLASFQVSFGASLLAAAIAAVLGFIIAWTLVRYPFPGKKLFDAIIDLPFALPTAVAGIVLATLYEPKGWIGQWITQAFGVQIAYKPAGIVVALIFIGLPFVVRTIEPVLQEFDSAMEEAAASLGANRWQAFLKVILPNILPSAITGFALAFARSVGEYGSVIFIAGNMPYVSEVVPLLIITKLEQYDYAGATAIGLIMLLLSFLLLLIVNSLQWWIRRRSGQL; via the coding sequence ATGCCACAAAGTCACATCATGCCCGGTTTCCGCCCCACGCTGGGCTTCACCCTGCTGTATCTGACGCTGATCGTGTTGATCCCGCTCAGCGCGCTGCTGTTGAAAACCCTGCAACTCAGCCCGGAACAATTCTGGGCCATCCTGACCAATAAACGGGTGCTGGCCTCGTTCCAAGTCAGCTTCGGCGCATCCCTGCTGGCGGCAGCGATCGCGGCCGTGTTGGGTTTTATCATCGCCTGGACGCTGGTGCGCTATCCCTTTCCCGGCAAGAAACTGTTCGACGCGATCATAGACTTGCCATTTGCCTTGCCGACCGCCGTCGCGGGTATCGTGCTGGCCACCTTGTATGAACCGAAAGGTTGGATAGGCCAATGGATCACACAGGCGTTCGGGGTACAAATCGCCTACAAACCGGCCGGCATCGTGGTGGCTTTGATCTTTATCGGCCTGCCATTCGTGGTGCGAACGATAGAACCGGTGTTGCAGGAATTCGACAGCGCGATGGAAGAAGCTGCCGCGAGTTTGGGCGCCAACCGCTGGCAGGCCTTTTTGAAAGTGATTTTGCCGAATATTCTGCCCTCGGCCATTACCGGCTTTGCCTTGGCGTTCGCCCGTAGCGTCGGCGAATACGGCTCGGTGATTTTCATCGCCGGCAACATGCCGTACGTATCGGAAGTGGTACCGCTGTTGATCATCACCAAACTGGAACAATACGACTACGCCGGCGCCACCGCCATTGGCTTGATCATGCTGCTGCTGTCGTTCCTGTTGTTGTTAATCGTCAATAGCCTGCAATGGTGGATACGCCGCCGTAGCGGTCAACTCTGA
- a CDS encoding sulfate ABC transporter substrate-binding protein, translated as MTAKTSLKTLLAALAIFASHAAFADRTILNVSYDPTRELYQDYNKEFIKYWKDKTGEDVNVQQSHGGAGKQTRAVIDGLEADVVTLALSYDIDQISEKARLLPKDWQNRLPNHSLPYTSTIVFLVRKGNPKGIKNWDDLAKDGVSVITPNPKTSGGARYNYLAAWAFGEKNYGSKDAAKDFVKKLYKNVPVLDSGARGSTTTFIQRGIGDVLITWENEGFLALKEYGAGEYEIVVPPVSIKAETPVTVIDKIVDKNGTRDLAEAYLQYLYSPIGQKLVAKHFYRPYQPEHADPEDLKRFPQLELFTVDAQFGGWAKAQKEHFDDNGTFDQIYQP; from the coding sequence ATGACAGCAAAAACCTCGCTGAAGACCTTGTTAGCAGCACTGGCCATATTCGCCAGCCATGCCGCATTCGCCGACCGCACCATTTTAAACGTGTCCTACGACCCGACCCGTGAGTTATACCAGGACTATAACAAAGAATTTATAAAATACTGGAAAGACAAAACCGGTGAAGATGTCAACGTGCAGCAATCCCATGGCGGCGCCGGCAAGCAAACCCGCGCCGTCATCGACGGACTGGAAGCCGACGTAGTGACCTTGGCCCTGTCTTACGACATCGATCAAATCTCGGAGAAGGCTCGCCTGTTGCCGAAAGACTGGCAAAACCGTTTACCCAACCATAGCCTGCCTTACACCTCGACCATCGTGTTCCTGGTGCGCAAGGGCAATCCCAAAGGCATCAAAAATTGGGACGATCTGGCCAAAGACGGCGTTTCAGTCATCACGCCCAATCCGAAAACCTCCGGCGGCGCCCGTTACAACTATCTGGCCGCCTGGGCCTTCGGCGAAAAAAATTACGGCAGCAAGGACGCCGCCAAGGACTTCGTCAAGAAACTGTATAAAAACGTGCCGGTACTGGATTCGGGCGCCAGAGGTTCGACGACCACCTTCATCCAGCGCGGCATCGGCGACGTACTGATTACCTGGGAAAACGAAGGCTTTCTGGCTTTGAAGGAATACGGCGCCGGCGAATATGAAATCGTGGTGCCGCCGGTCAGCATCAAGGCTGAAACGCCGGTTACCGTGATCGACAAAATCGTCGATAAAAACGGCACCCGCGATCTGGCGGAAGCCTATCTGCAATACCTGTATTCGCCGATCGGGCAAAAACTGGTGGCCAAGCATTTTTACCGTCCTTATCAGCCGGAACACGCCGATCCCGAAGACTTGAAACGCTTTCCGCAGCTGGAGTTGTTCACGGTCGATGCCCAATTCGGCGGCTGGGCCAAGGCACAAAAAGAGCATTTCGATGACAACGGTACTTTCGACCAAATCTATCAACCTTAA
- a CDS encoding alginate export family protein: MKHALKLNKRKLVIALTIFPQLAQAEDYYRPTKGYRVEPAGDIPAYVRNASKTQFEQLRDLEWLDLGLDFRTRYEYRENDLRNWTDTSSGIANQNSYRGEPDNLWLLRTRAYIGIKDILDPLRFAVEMEDARSYNGNYERSDADVNEFELIQAYGELYFDNALGHNRPISIRAGRQHLELLDRRLVGNNEFRNTTNNFEGYRVRFGKKQNNWDLDTFVFQPVERYKYDFDQPDEDTWFYGAVFSWRQWSDYITIQPYFLGRSTNGDPYNTANLKAQKAVYDREIYAPGLRIYGLFGDSGFDFDADINKQFGRYGDRDPQNAAHLVNGKTVRVVDDSGVTRTLREQKELQHDALAYSLEVGYTFDHDWKPRASVYYGYGTGDKSNADGINQRFDAFYGFNQPWSRNDYFSWDNVHAPKARLEFAPYQDARVDLGYNAYWLESETGGWNRARLTDPTGQSGSFLGHEFDIRLRHKLNPYVDWSLSYAHFEPGDYTTSFDKGNTAAGPFTSEAGNFLYFEVSLNAFGDGKPKYK, encoded by the coding sequence ATGAAACATGCTTTAAAACTAAATAAGCGCAAACTTGTCATTGCATTAACCATATTCCCGCAGCTTGCACAAGCCGAGGATTATTATCGCCCCACCAAAGGCTATCGCGTCGAACCGGCCGGCGATATTCCGGCTTATGTTAGAAATGCCAGCAAAACGCAATTCGAGCAATTGCGCGATCTCGAATGGCTGGATTTAGGCCTGGATTTTCGGACTCGCTACGAATACCGCGAAAATGATTTGCGCAACTGGACCGATACCTCGAGCGGCATCGCCAATCAAAACAGCTACCGCGGTGAACCGGACAATCTTTGGTTATTACGTACCCGTGCTTATATCGGCATAAAAGATATTCTGGACCCCTTGCGCTTCGCGGTCGAAATGGAAGACGCCCGCAGCTATAACGGCAATTACGAACGCAGCGACGCTGACGTCAATGAATTCGAACTGATTCAGGCTTACGGCGAGTTGTATTTCGATAACGCCTTGGGTCATAACCGCCCGATCAGCATCAGGGCCGGACGCCAGCATTTGGAGTTGTTGGACCGTCGTTTGGTCGGTAACAACGAATTCCGCAACACCACCAACAACTTCGAAGGCTATCGAGTCCGATTTGGCAAGAAGCAAAATAACTGGGACTTGGACACCTTTGTTTTCCAGCCGGTCGAGCGTTACAAATACGACTTCGACCAACCCGATGAAGATACCTGGTTTTACGGCGCGGTATTCAGTTGGCGGCAGTGGTCGGATTACATCACCATCCAGCCTTATTTTCTGGGCCGCAGCACCAATGGCGATCCCTACAATACCGCCAATTTGAAGGCCCAAAAAGCAGTCTATGACCGGGAAATCTATGCACCCGGCTTGAGAATCTACGGCCTATTCGGCGATAGCGGCTTCGATTTCGACGCCGACATCAACAAACAATTCGGCCGCTATGGCGATCGTGACCCCCAAAACGCGGCCCATTTGGTGAACGGCAAAACCGTGCGCGTGGTGGACGATTCCGGCGTGACTCGCACCTTGCGTGAACAGAAAGAGCTACAGCATGACGCCCTGGCGTACTCGTTGGAAGTCGGTTACACCTTCGATCACGATTGGAAACCCAGAGCCAGCGTGTATTACGGTTACGGTACCGGCGACAAGAGTAACGCCGACGGCATCAACCAACGCTTCGATGCCTTTTATGGATTTAACCAGCCTTGGTCGCGCAACGATTATTTCTCCTGGGATAACGTGCATGCACCGAAAGCACGGCTGGAGTTCGCACCCTATCAGGATGCCAGGGTCGACCTGGGCTATAACGCTTACTGGCTGGAAAGCGAAACCGGCGGCTGGAACCGCGCCCGCTTGACGGACCCCACCGGCCAAAGCGGCAGTTTCCTGGGCCACGAGTTCGACATCCGCCTGCGCCACAAGCTCAATCCTTATGTGGATTGGAGCCTAAGTTACGCCCACTTCGAGCCGGGCGACTATACCACTTCGTTTGACAAGGGTAATACCGCCGCCGGACCATTCACCTCGGAAGCCGGCAATTTCCTCTATTTCGAAGTCTCGCTGAACGCCTTCGGCGACGGTAAACCCAAATACAAGTAA
- a CDS encoding YezD family protein: MSIEMGIDENLSKQDIARHIITILDNIRFGSLEIVVHDGRVVQIDKHEKFRIKSSDKLICSQK, from the coding sequence ATGTCTATAGAAATGGGAATCGATGAGAATTTGTCGAAACAAGATATTGCCCGGCATATTATTACAATCCTAGACAATATTCGCTTTGGGTCGCTGGAAATCGTGGTTCACGACGGACGTGTCGTGCAAATAGACAAGCATGAAAAATTCAGAATAAAAAGTTCCGATAAACTCATTTGCTCGCAAAAGTAA